From one Numenius arquata chromosome 33, bNumArq3.hap1.1, whole genome shotgun sequence genomic stretch:
- the MVB12A gene encoding LOW QUALITY PROTEIN: multivesicular body subunit 12A (The sequence of the model RefSeq protein was modified relative to this genomic sequence to represent the inferred CDS: deleted 1 base in 1 codon): MAAAAAEAPLTGVAWAASPEAAPAGWTAITVTVDGAAANLGKGFGHKSGGYLCVSTGGAQAAPGSVVTDVVVLSDRSPQPPGFTRAPEFPEPRTGVSRKKRVYVKLVPVEAAETAVLDIQLSPKNKAIPHYLKIGEMGNFAVWCKKGPVLKRNPPPGAHPPHPQRGPGAALLQAPDSHQKYPPRRALSTKPSSDSSNVYGLSAMDGVPFTLHPKFESKLGAGSNALLAELNVKSLADIEKEYNYAFVVERTAAARLPPGVC, from the exons atggcggcggcggcggcggaggctcCGCTCACCGGGGTCGCCTGGGCCGCTTCGCCCGAGGCGGCCCCCGCTGGCTGGACGGCG ATCACCGTTACCGTGGACGGCGCGGCGGCCAACCTGGGCAAGGGCTTCGGGCACAAGAGCGGCGGGTACCTGTGCGTGAGCACCGGCGGAGCCCAG GCGGCTCCCGGTTCGGTGGTGACCGACGTTGTGGTGCTGAGCGAccggagcccccagccccccggctTCACCCGCGCCCCGGAGTTCCCAGAGCCTC GAACCGGCGTTTCCCGGAAAAAACGGGTCTACGTGAAGCTGGTGCCGGTGGAGGCGGCCGAGACGGCGGTGCTGGACATCCAGCTGAGCCCCAAGAACAAAGCCATCCCCCACTACCTGAAAATCGG ggaaatgGGGAATTTCGCCGTTTGG TGTAAAAAAGGGCCGGTTTTGAAGCgcaaccccccccccggtgcccaccCCCCGCACCCTCAGCGCGGCCCTGGGGCAGCTCTCCTCCAGGCCCCGGACTCCCACCAAAAGTAC CCTCCGAGGCGCGCGCTCAGCACGAAGCCCTCCTCCGACTCCTCCAACGTCTACGGCCTCTCGG cGATGGACGGGGTCCCTTTCACGCTGCACCCCAAGTTCGAGAGCAAACTCGGCGCCGGCAGCAAC GCTCTCCTGGCGGAGCTGAACGTTAAATCACTCGCCGATATCGAGAAAGAG tATAATTACGCTTTTGTGGTGGAAAGAACGGCCGCCGCCAGGCTCCCACCCGGCGTTTGTTAA